The Streptomyces sp. NBC_01276 genome contains the following window.
CCGCAACGTCAAGCCCTTGGCCAACATCCCGAGCGCCAACCCCAACACCATCAACTCAGACCTGGCGTTCCAGGGGAACTACGCCTACGCCGGCAACTACGACGGCTTCACGATCTACGACATCGCCGATCCCAAGTCCCCGAAGGTGGTCACCCGGGTCCTGTGCCCCGGCGGCCAGAACGACGTCTCCGTCTCCGGCGACCTGCTCTTCCTCTCCACCGACTCCTCGCGCAGCGACGACTCGTGCAACAGCGTCTCGCAGCCCGCCACGGAGAAGTCGTCGTGGGAGGGCATCAAGATCTTCGACATCAAGGACAAGAAGAACCCCAAGTACATCAAGTCCGTCGAGACCGCCTGCGGTTCCCACACCCACACCCTGGTGCCGGGGGGCCGCGACATCTACCTCTACGTCGCCTCCTACTCGCCCAGCGAGGCCTTCCCGGACTGCCGGCCGCCGCACGACGGCATCTCGGTCGTCAAGGTCCCGAAGAAGGCGCCGACCCAGGCCGCCGTCGTCGCCTTCCCGGTGCTCTTCCCGGACGGCGGAAACCCCGGCGCGCCCACCAACCCCGGAGTCTCCAAGACCACCGGCTGCCACGACATCACCGTGCTGCCGTCCCAGGACCTGGCCGCCGGAGCCTGCATGGGCGACGGCATCCTCTTCGACATCAGCGAGCCCGAGCGGCCCCGCGTCATCGACAGGGTGCAGGACAACGTCAACTTCTCGTTCTGGCACTCCGCGACCTTCAACGAGCGCGCGGACAAGGTGGTGTTCACCGACGAGCTGGGCGGCGGGGGCGGCGCCACCTGCAACGCGGCCACCGGGCCCAACCGGGGCGCCGACGGCATCTACGACATCACCGGCCGCGGAGACCAGCGCAAACTGGTCTTCAAGGGCTACTTCAAGATCCCGCGCGCCCAGGCCGACACCGAGAACTGCGTGGCCCACAACGGCTCGCTGATCCCGGTCGGCGGAGGCCGCGACATCATGGTCCAGGCCTGGTACCAGGGCGGTGTGTCCGTCTGGGACTTCACCGACTCCACCAGCCCCAAGGAGATCGGCTACTTCGAGCGCGGCCCGCTGAGCACCGACCAGCTCGGCATCGGCGGTTCCTGGTCGGCGTACTACTACAACGGCCACATCTACTCGAACGACATAGCCAAGGGCCTGGACGTGCTGCGGCTCGACGACTGGCGCACCGAGAGCGCCAAGTGGGTCCGGATGGACCGGCTCAACGTGCAGAGCCAGCCCGAGTACCACTGACGGGCCCCGCCCGGAACTACCGGGAGAACGTTCCGCCGGGCGGTCCGCCGTCCGGCGGAACGCCCAGCTCCCAGTCCAGCCCGTACCGCTGGAACAGCTCCGCCCGCAGCCGGGACGCGGGCATCGGCGCCCCCGGCAGCAGCACCGCCACCACCGCCCCCATCAGCAGCGCCCGCAGCAGCGGATAGTCCGTGTCCACGTCCTGCGAGCCGTACCGGACCACGGTGTCGCGCAGCAGCGCCGCGAGCCGCTGCTGCTCGGGGCACTGGATGAACCCGTCCGCCTGGAGGATCCCCGCCATGTGCGTCCGCATCAGCCGCGGCTGGTCGCGGGCCAGCCCCAGGATCGCGTCGACGGCACGGGCGAGCCGCTCGCGGCCGTCGTCGCTGCGCGGCTCGCGCTCCAGCCCCGCCTCCAGCGTCAGGTGCATCAGCCGGTGCACGGCCGACTGCAGCAGCTGCCGCTTGCCGGGGAAGTAGTACGAGACCAGGCCGCGGGCCGCGCCCGCCCGGTCGGCGATGTCGCCGAGCTTGGTCGCCTCGTAGCCGCGCTCGGCGACCAGTTCGACCGTCGCCTGCAGCAGCCGCTCCCGGGAACGTCTGCGCAATTCTTCATTGACCGATGCGCTGCGCGGGGACATGCTTACTCCTGCGTTGACTGGCTCCGAGCCAATATACTCAGCGCGCGGGACCGTCTGCCCGGGGTGACGCGGGGGATCACCCCGGGCAGGCACCCCTTCCCCCCTTCCTTGCGTTCCCTCCTCTCCGCGCTCCGGCCGTCCTCCACCACGGCTCCAGCGGAACCCTTCCTTCCATGCCGCCGTGCCACCGCCGCCGGGCGGGCGACCGCGCACGGGCGCATTCTGGCCAGGTGGAGCGCTCTGCCGAGCCGGAGGAGGAAAGCGACGTGGACGCGGTACTCGAAGGAACGGTCGCCCTGGTCACGGGCGCCTCCAGCGGCATCGGCGCCGCCACGGCCGAGGTCCTGACGGCCCACGGCGCGGCCGTGGCGCTCGTCGCCCGGCGCGCCGACCGGCTGGACGAACTCTCCGCGCGCCTGCGCGCCGCCGGGGGGACCGCGCTCGTCATCGCCGCCGACATGGCGTTCGAGGCCCAGGTGCGCGAGGCCGTCGAGCGGACGGTCACGGAACTGGGCCGGCTCGACACCCTCGTCAACAACGCGGGCCTGATGATCCTCGGGCCGGCCGCCGCCGCCACGACCGACGAGTGGCGGCGCATGATCGACATCAACCTGACCGGACTGATGAACACCACCCACGCGGCCCTGCCCCACCTGGCCGCGGCCGCCGCCGAGGGCTCCCGGCGGGTCGCCGACGTCGTCAACGTCTCCTCGGTCGCCGGCCGCGTCGCCTTCGCCGGCAGCAGCGCCTACTGCGCCACCAAGTACGGGGTCGTCGCCTTCAGCGAGGCCCTGCGCCAGGAGACCGCCGGCCGGCACGTCCGGGTGTCCGTGGTGGAGCCGGGCAGCGTGGACACCGAGCTGCGCGACCACAACAGCCCCGAGGTCCAGGAGGCGCTCACGCGCCGGTTCGGCGCGATCGAACGGCTCCAGGCCCGGGACGTCGCCGACACGATCGGCTACGTCGTCACCCGCCCCCGGCACGTGGCGGTGGCCGAGCTGCTGGTGCGCCCCACCGAGCAGGTCTGACCCGGCCCGCCCCGGGCGCCGTCCTACGCCAGCGCGCTGAGCCCCGGTACGAAGGCCACCAGCAGCGGCACCGCGGGCGCCAGGGTGGCCAGGGCCGTCAGCCGCAGCCTGCGGCCCGCGGAGAGACGGGGTGCGGGGGTCAGCAGCCGGCGCACCCGCTGCGGTACGTGGGCCTGCGTCGGGCAGGGGCCGAAGACGCCCCGGTCCTCGTTCAGCCCGACCAGCGCCAGGGCCACCGTCAGCCGCCCGTAACGCCGCGAGGCCATGTCGTCGGCGGCCAGCTCCACCAGCCGGTGCATCTCCGCCTCGAACGCCGCGAACACCGGCACCTGGGGGAACCCCTGGGACAGCGCCCGCGAGCAGTGCAGCAGCCAGTCGTGCCGCGCCGTCACGTGGCCCTGCTCGTGCGCGAGCACCGCGTCCAGCTGGCTGCCCTTGAGCCGGCCCAGCGCCGCGGTGGTCACCACCAGCCGGGGAGCGGCTCCCGGCTGCCACCAGGCTTCCGGACGCGGGCCCTCCAAGACCACCAGCTTCGTCCCCGCGGGGTCCTCGCCGGGCAACAGCGGGGCGCGCAGCTCCAGTTCGGCCCCGCTCGTGCGCCGCCGGGCCCGTGCCCGCAGCACCTCCCGGGTCAGCATCGCCCCGGTCCACAGCCCTCCGCAGGCCAGTGCGAGGGCCGTCCCGGTGGCCCACCGTCCGCCTCCGGCCCCCAGCCCGTACGCGTCGACCACCCCGTGGGGCGCCGCCGCGAAGAGCCGGCCGCGCACCGCCTGCCAGGCGGCGGCCGCGCTGAGCAGCATGGACAGCGCCAGGCACAACAGGGTGGCACCCACCACGCACTGCCACGCCCACAGCGCGACGACGGGTTCACGCTCGGGCCATCGGGCCCGGGCCAGCAGGCGGGGCGCGAGGAACGCGGTCAGAGCGCCGAGCAGCAGAAGGGCGGCGGGGACCATCATGTCCGCCAGCCTATGAGTGGCGCACTTCCCGCGGGTACGCTCCCGGGACATTGGTGACGCAGGACACGTTCGGCTCCCGGTCCGGCGGGGCCTCACATGGTCAGCAGCATCGCCAACATCCCCGTCCCCATGGCGAGTCGGCAGGCCCGCGCGAGGTCGTCCACGCCGCTTTCCGCGTCCACCCCGCTTTCCGTGTCCGCCCCGCTTCCCCCGGCCGCGCGGATCCCGGCCCCCGCCCCCGCCGCGCTCCCCGCCCCCGCCGCGGCGGGCAGGGCGCCGGCGCCCGCCGTCACCAGCCGCGCCCCGCCGAGCAGCACGTACCCGGCGTAGTAGACGAGGAGCGCACCCGTCACCGATGGCAGCCCCGCCCGGACGTGCCCGTGCTCAGGCCCGCCGCCGAGCGTCAGCGCCATGTAGGCCATCGCGAGCGAGCCGACCAGGTGGTGCGCGTGGTGCACCCCGTCGCGCAGCAGCCACAGGGCGTGGACCGAGGCCGCGCAGAAGACCGCCAGCAGGACCGGCGGCCCCCAGGATCCCGTCCCCACCGGCACGGCCATCACCGCCATCCCCAGGCCCATCACCGCCTCGCCCCCCGCCGCCCCGCGCGCCCGTCGCTCCGCTCTGCGCGCCCGCAGCAGACAGTACGTACCGCTCACGGCGCACAGCAGGACCAGCAGCCAGGCGGAGACGGCGGAGGCGGAGAAGGGGGAGAGGGGCATCGCGGGACCGTGCACGGCGGAACCTCCCGGTTCGTCGGCGTCACCGGAAGGGATGCCCGCCCGGCGGCCCTCTCACGCAGCGCTCACGGGGCCCCGCGTTAGGCTCTCCCTGCCGCACCCGGCGCGCCCGTGCGCGCCGCCGCACCGAACGGAGCCCTCCCGATGCCGACCGCCCCCTCCGCAGCCCTGAGTTTCCGCGGCGCCGTGGACGCCGACGTACCGGAGCTGGTGGCTCTCGTCGAGTCCGCCTACCGGGGGGACGCGAGCCGGGCCGGCTGGACCACCGAGGCCGACTTCCTCGACGGGCAGCGCACCGACCCCGACGGAGTCCGCGCGGTCATCGCCAACGCGGACGCCGTCCTCCTCGTCGTCGAGCGGGCCGGCGAGCTGATCGCCTGCTGCCAGCTCGAACACCGTGGTGACCACGTCTACTTCGGCATGTTCGCCGTCCGCCCCGGGCTCCAGGGCGGCGGCCTAGGCAAGGAGATCATGGCGGAGGCCGAGCGCCGCGCCCGCGAGACGTGGGACGCCAAGGAGATGCGGATGACGGTGGTCAACGTACGGGAGGAGCTCATCGCCTACTACGTGCGCCGCGGCTACGAGCGCACCGGCGAACTGAGCCCCTTCCCCTACGGTGACGAGCGCTTCGGCGTGCCGCTCCGCGACGACCTGGCCTTCGAGCTGCTCGTCAAGGCCCTCTGAGGACCGCTGCCGGGACCGCTCCGGAGGTTCCGGCGTTCCGGCGATTCCGGCCGCTCACGCCGTGAAGCGGCCCGTGCTGCGGATCTCCGGGAAGTCGGTGGCGGCGCCGTCCAGTTGCAGGGCCCGCGCCAGCCGCAGCTGGTCCAGCGTGTTGACCGTCCAGCCCGTCACCCGCAGTCCGGCCGCGTGCGCCGCCTCCACCGTCTCCAGGGAGATCCGGCGGATGTCGAGCGCGAGGGTCCGTGCCCCCGCCGCCCGGCCCAGGTCCACGACGTCCTCCCGGTGCCCGGCGACCCGCAGGACGGTGCGGACGCCCGGGGCCCGGTCGGCGACGGAGGTGAGGAGGCCGCCGTCACCGGAGGCCACCTCCACCCGTGAGGTCAGGTCCCGGCGCACGACCAGCTCCGCGAGCGCCCGGGCGGCGCCCCGGTCGTGCACCGCCACCAGGAGCGGGGGCTGCACGGCGTCGAGCACCTCGTCCAGGAGCGGTACGCGTTCGCCGTCGCCGGCGTCCAGTCCGCGCAGTTCGGCCAGGGTCAGGTCGGCGACGGCGCCCGCGCCGTCGGTGGTGCGGTCGACCTCGGCGTCGTGCAGGACGACGAGGGCGCCGTCCTTGCTGAGACGGACGTCCAGCGCGATCACGTCCATCCCGCAGCGTTCCGCGCGGACGAACGACCGCACGGTGTTCTCCGGTTCGACGCCCATGACCCCGCGGTGACCGATGGTGAGGAAAGTCAAGGTTCTCTCGCTTCCGTCGACGGCGGCTCGGCGCGCGTTCGCGGTGTCCCTTCCGGCCGCGCGCGCGGTGAGGTCGCATGCTAGTGCGCCGCGGTCACGAGGGGACCGGCCGTGCAAGGCCTCGCGGAAGCCCCCCGGCCGCTTCCCGACAGGGCCGTGCGCGCCGGGCGGCGCCGGGGAGCCCCTGCCGCGTCACCCGGGCGTGGGCGAGTCCCCGTCGGCTTGACGGCCGGGGTCCGCGAGGGCCCCGGCGGCCGGGTCGGCGGGCCCGGCCTGCGCGAGGTCCGCCAGCAGGGCCTCGGCGAGTTCCAGTTCGGCCAGGTGCTGGCGCTCGCTCCAGCGCAGGGCCAGCGCGGGGAAGGCCCACTCCGGGACCTCCGTCGCGTGCGCCATGGCCTCCCGTACGGCGGCCAGCTCGGCCAGCGTCCGGTCCATGTGCTCCTCCACCATCGCGCGCAGCCGCTCCGGCTCCGACAGGTGCCCGAGCCAGACGCGCAGCAGCAGCCCGTGCTTGAGCACCGGCGGGCCCGCCTCGGCCGTGTCCGAGGCCCAGCCGGCCAGGGCGGCGCGCCCCGCGTCGGTGATGGCGTAGCGGCGCTTGGCGCGGACCTCCTCGGGTCCCGAGCGCACGGAGGCCGCGTAGCCGAGCTCCTCCAGCCGCCGCAGTTCCGCGTAGATCTGGCTGATGGCCGGAGACCAGTAGAAGAAGCGCAGGGAGGAGTCCGCCCACTTCTTCAGTTCGTACCCGGTGCGCTCCCCGGGGAACGACAGCAGGCCGAGGACGGCCCACGCGGTCGGCGGGAGCTCTTGCTTGTTCGAGGTCTGACTACTAGTCATATTTCGAATAGAAGTGAGTCCGGGCAGTGGACGCGATCCTGGAGGCACCGTGATTTTCTCCGTCATCTTCGAAGCTCAGCTCGCCGACCCGACCGTGGAACGGGAGCACCAGGTGATCCGCGACTGCGTCGAGCAGGCGGTGCTCGCCGAACGCATGGGATTCGACCGGATCTGGGCCGTGGAACACCACTCCTTGAAGTGGTACTCCCACCTGTCCGCCCCGGAGGTCTTCCTGAGCTACGTCGCGGCCCGGACGCACACCATACGCATCGGGCACGGCGTCGTGTGCATGCCCTTCAACTTCAACCACCCGGTCCGGGTCGCCGAGCGCGCCGCCATGCTCGACCTGCTCTCCGGCGGCCGCCTCGACCTGGGCGCCGGGCGCGGTGGCACCGCGCAGGAGACCTCGCTCTGCGGGGTCGACCCGCTGCGCACCACCGCCGAGGTGGAGGAGGCGCTGCGGATCATCGGCAAGGCCTGGCAGGAGGACGAGCTGGAGTACCACGGCCCGCTCGTGGACATCGACCCGCACCCGATCCTGCCGCGCCCGGCCCAGAGGCCGCACCCGCCGCTCTTCCTCGCGTGCAGCCGGGGCGAGACCCTGGTGCGGGCCGCCGAGCTGGGGGTCGGGGCGCTGGTGATGGGCTTCGCCGGGCCGGAGGCGGTCGCGGGGATGCGGGCCGTGTACGACGGGGCGCGCGAGGCCCGGGACGGCGGCGCGTTCGTCTCGACGGTCGTCAACGACCACTTCTCCGTGCTCTGCCCGACGATCGTGCTCGACGATCCCGAGGAGGCCCGGCGGATCGGGGTGCGGGGCCAGCGCTTCTTCGCGCAGTCCATCGGCCACTGGTACGGGGGAGCCGGCGTCCCGGACGAGGCGGTGGAGGAGGGGGGTGACGAGGAGGCCCGGATGCGCGGGGCCGCCGAGCAGGTCGTGGCCCGGCTGCACGAGCTGGACATCCCGGTCCGGCCCACCGCCACCGCCACCTTCAACGCCGATCACGCCTACGGGAGCGCGGAGGAGGCCATCGCGTACGTGGAGCGCCTGCGGCGGGCGGGCGCCGACGAGGTGATGTGCCTGATCCAGATGGGCACGGTGCCGCAGGAGGCCTGCCTGGAGACCATTCGGCAGTGGGGGGAGAAGGTGATCCCGCACTTCACGGGCAAAACGGGCGCTCGGGGTCCCTCTGTCAGCGGTGTGTGAGGTATTCCACCGACGGCGCTCCAGGCACCCCGGATACCCCTTCGAGTCTTGGAGCGTCTAGGCGGAGTGGTGGCCTCCACCCATACGGACAGGAAGAATTTCGGTGGAGAAGGGGGTCGGGCAGGATAATTTCCCGCATTCCCTCTTGAGTGGGAGAGCCACGCATGCATACGCTGTCTTGACGTGAGGTTCTCCTGTGGAGGAAGTGACATGACGGAAACTCTTGTGCCGGGTGCCGGCGGTGCCGTGATAACCGCTGGGACGCGGGTGGTCGACCACCCTGCGTGGCTCGCGCTCAAGGCCGCCGTGGAGGAGATCCGCCCCTGGCAGTCCAAGGACGGTTCGATCGACTTCGAGGCGGCCGGAGCCCCCGCCCCGGTCGACGTCGAGGCCGCCGTGGAGCGGGCCGTCGACGCCGTGGAGACGCTGTCCCCGCTGCTGCCGCACGCCGCCGTGTACCACCGTGCGCTCGTCGCCGACCTGCGCAAGTGGGTCGCGGACGGCTTCAGGGTGCCGGACTTCCTGGACTCCCTGCTGGCCTTCCACCCGGCCGCCGAGCGCGCCGACGGGCTCCAGCACCTCGTCGTCTTCCCCATGTACACGCAGAACGGCAACCTCGACCGCAACTTCGAGGCCGTCGTCCTGAAGATGGTGTGGCCCGAGTGGCTCTCCGAGCTGGAGCGCACCCGGTACGACAACCCGCTGTTCCTCGGCATCACCTTCGAGGACTTCACCCCGGGCTACGACACCCACTCCGCCGTGCTCTTCCCGGAGACCATCGCCGTCCGCGAGGCCCCCGAGCGCTTCACCTGGGGCGGCATCTTCTGCGACCGCGAGGCCGCCCGCTACCGCAAGGTGACCGAGGCCGCCGTCGACATCCTCGGCATCGAGCTGCCCGAGGACATCGCCCGCATGGTCGAGGACCAGGAGCGCTGCGAGAAGGCCTTCGTCCTGTGGGACATGGTCCACGACCGCACGCACAGCCACGGCGACCTGCCGTTCGACCCCTTCATGATCAAGCAGCGCCAGCCGTTCTGGATGTACGGCCTGGAAGAGCTGCGCTGCGACCTCACCGCCTTCAAGGAGGCCGTGAAGCTGGAGTCCGAGGGCAACGAGCACGGCCGTGACGTCCAGTACGCCGTCCTCTTCGACCGGATGTTCCGCTTCCCGGTCTCGGGCGACCGCAACCGCAACTACGACGGCCTCGGCGGCCAGCTGCTCTTCGCGTACCTCCACAAGCACGACGTCGTGCGCTGGACGGACAACAAGCTGAAGATCGACTGGATGCGGGCCCCACAGGTCACCAACCAGCTGTGCGCCGAGATCGAGGACCTCTACCGGGCCGGCATCGACCGCCCGAAGCTCGTCCACTGGTTCAAGGCGTACGAGCTCGTCTCCACCTACCTCGCCCCGCACCCGGGCTCCAAGTGGGCCAAGGGTCCCGACGCCCTCGACCTGACGCAGCCGCCGCGCAAGCTCGTCGACGACGTGCTCGCGGACGAGTTTCCGCTCAGCATGTTCTATGAGGCCCTCGCCAAGAAGCTCAAGGGTGTGATCGCCTCGACCAAGGGCATCACCGCCCTGAACGCCGCAACGGCCGAGCGGGCCGACGCGTGAGCACTCGCCCTCAGGAGGCTGCACAGATGAACGGCTCCGGGAACGGCAACGGCGCGCTCCGTGGAGCGGTGGTGGCGGTGGCCGGGGCCGCCGGCCCCGCCGGCCGCGCCACCCTGCTCCGCCTGGCCGAGGCGGGCGCCACCGTGGTCGCCGCCGACGCGGACGCGGCACGGCTCGCGGAGGCCGTCGACGCGGCCCGCTACGCCCACGGCGGCGCGACCGTCACCGGCGACACCGTCGACCTGCTCGACCTGGAGGCCACCAAGGCCTGGGCCGAGCGCACGGAGAAGGAGTTCGGCCGGATCGACGGCGTCGTCCACTTGGTCGGCGGCTGGCGCGGCAGCAAGACCTTCACCGACGTGGACCTCGCGGACTGGGGCTTCCTGGAGAAGCTCCTCATCCGCACCGTCCAGCACACCTCGCTCGCCTTCCACGACGGCCTGCTGCGCAGCGACCGTGGACGCTACGTGCTGATCAGCCAGTCCGGCGCGCACAAGCCGGTCGCCAACAACGCCGCGTACAAC
Protein-coding sequences here:
- a CDS encoding LVIVD repeat-containing protein, producing MTTLHTVRVRHRSLGVALAAAGLLTTLLATAGPAAATPDPGDLTPGAGSRQSAGPAQDRELAPGEIPGKDEIVHSRNVKPLANIPSANPNTINSDLAFQGNYAYAGNYDGFTIYDIADPKSPKVVTRVLCPGGQNDVSVSGDLLFLSTDSSRSDDSCNSVSQPATEKSSWEGIKIFDIKDKKNPKYIKSVETACGSHTHTLVPGGRDIYLYVASYSPSEAFPDCRPPHDGISVVKVPKKAPTQAAVVAFPVLFPDGGNPGAPTNPGVSKTTGCHDITVLPSQDLAAGACMGDGILFDISEPERPRVIDRVQDNVNFSFWHSATFNERADKVVFTDELGGGGGATCNAATGPNRGADGIYDITGRGDQRKLVFKGYFKIPRAQADTENCVAHNGSLIPVGGGRDIMVQAWYQGGVSVWDFTDSTSPKEIGYFERGPLSTDQLGIGGSWSAYYYNGHIYSNDIAKGLDVLRLDDWRTESAKWVRMDRLNVQSQPEYH
- a CDS encoding TetR/AcrR family transcriptional regulator; translation: MSPRSASVNEELRRRSRERLLQATVELVAERGYEATKLGDIADRAGAARGLVSYYFPGKRQLLQSAVHRLMHLTLEAGLEREPRSDDGRERLARAVDAILGLARDQPRLMRTHMAGILQADGFIQCPEQQRLAALLRDTVVRYGSQDVDTDYPLLRALLMGAVVAVLLPGAPMPASRLRAELFQRYGLDWELGVPPDGGPPGGTFSR
- a CDS encoding SDR family NAD(P)-dependent oxidoreductase, giving the protein MERSAEPEEESDVDAVLEGTVALVTGASSGIGAATAEVLTAHGAAVALVARRADRLDELSARLRAAGGTALVIAADMAFEAQVREAVERTVTELGRLDTLVNNAGLMILGPAAAATTDEWRRMIDINLTGLMNTTHAALPHLAAAAAEGSRRVADVVNVSSVAGRVAFAGSSAYCATKYGVVAFSEALRQETAGRHVRVSVVEPGSVDTELRDHNSPEVQEALTRRFGAIERLQARDVADTIGYVVTRPRHVAVAELLVRPTEQV
- a CDS encoding M56 family metallopeptidase, with product MMVPAALLLLGALTAFLAPRLLARARWPEREPVVALWAWQCVVGATLLCLALSMLLSAAAAWQAVRGRLFAAAPHGVVDAYGLGAGGGRWATGTALALACGGLWTGAMLTREVLRARARRRTSGAELELRAPLLPGEDPAGTKLVVLEGPRPEAWWQPGAAPRLVVTTAALGRLKGSQLDAVLAHEQGHVTARHDWLLHCSRALSQGFPQVPVFAAFEAEMHRLVELAADDMASRRYGRLTVALALVGLNEDRGVFGPCPTQAHVPQRVRRLLTPAPRLSAGRRLRLTALATLAPAVPLLVAFVPGLSALA
- a CDS encoding DUF5134 domain-containing protein — translated: MPLSPFSASAVSAWLLVLLCAVSGTYCLLRARRAERRARGAAGGEAVMGLGMAVMAVPVGTGSWGPPVLLAVFCAASVHALWLLRDGVHHAHHLVGSLAMAYMALTLGGGPEHGHVRAGLPSVTGALLVYYAGYVLLGGARLVTAGAGALPAAAGAGSAAGAGAGIRAAGGSGADTESGVDAESGVDDLARACRLAMGTGMLAMLLTM
- a CDS encoding GNAT family N-acetyltransferase; the encoded protein is MPTAPSAALSFRGAVDADVPELVALVESAYRGDASRAGWTTEADFLDGQRTDPDGVRAVIANADAVLLVVERAGELIACCQLEHRGDHVYFGMFAVRPGLQGGGLGKEIMAEAERRARETWDAKEMRMTVVNVREELIAYYVRRGYERTGELSPFPYGDERFGVPLRDDLAFELLVKAL
- a CDS encoding glycerophosphodiester phosphodiesterase produces the protein MTFLTIGHRGVMGVEPENTVRSFVRAERCGMDVIALDVRLSKDGALVVLHDAEVDRTTDGAGAVADLTLAELRGLDAGDGERVPLLDEVLDAVQPPLLVAVHDRGAARALAELVVRRDLTSRVEVASGDGGLLTSVADRAPGVRTVLRVAGHREDVVDLGRAAGARTLALDIRRISLETVEAAHAAGLRVTGWTVNTLDQLRLARALQLDGAATDFPEIRSTGRFTA
- a CDS encoding PadR family transcriptional regulator, whose product is MTSSQTSNKQELPPTAWAVLGLLSFPGERTGYELKKWADSSLRFFYWSPAISQIYAELRRLEELGYAASVRSGPEEVRAKRRYAITDAGRAALAGWASDTAEAGPPVLKHGLLLRVWLGHLSEPERLRAMVEEHMDRTLAELAAVREAMAHATEVPEWAFPALALRWSERQHLAELELAEALLADLAQAGPADPAAGALADPGRQADGDSPTPG
- a CDS encoding LLM class flavin-dependent oxidoreductase; the encoded protein is MIFSVIFEAQLADPTVEREHQVIRDCVEQAVLAERMGFDRIWAVEHHSLKWYSHLSAPEVFLSYVAARTHTIRIGHGVVCMPFNFNHPVRVAERAAMLDLLSGGRLDLGAGRGGTAQETSLCGVDPLRTTAEVEEALRIIGKAWQEDELEYHGPLVDIDPHPILPRPAQRPHPPLFLACSRGETLVRAAELGVGALVMGFAGPEAVAGMRAVYDGAREARDGGAFVSTVVNDHFSVLCPTIVLDDPEEARRIGVRGQRFFAQSIGHWYGGAGVPDEAVEEGGDEEARMRGAAEQVVARLHELDIPVRPTATATFNADHAYGSAEEAIAYVERLRRAGADEVMCLIQMGTVPQEACLETIRQWGEKVIPHFTGKTGARGPSVSGV
- a CDS encoding DUF6421 family protein; translated protein: MTETLVPGAGGAVITAGTRVVDHPAWLALKAAVEEIRPWQSKDGSIDFEAAGAPAPVDVEAAVERAVDAVETLSPLLPHAAVYHRALVADLRKWVADGFRVPDFLDSLLAFHPAAERADGLQHLVVFPMYTQNGNLDRNFEAVVLKMVWPEWLSELERTRYDNPLFLGITFEDFTPGYDTHSAVLFPETIAVREAPERFTWGGIFCDREAARYRKVTEAAVDILGIELPEDIARMVEDQERCEKAFVLWDMVHDRTHSHGDLPFDPFMIKQRQPFWMYGLEELRCDLTAFKEAVKLESEGNEHGRDVQYAVLFDRMFRFPVSGDRNRNYDGLGGQLLFAYLHKHDVVRWTDNKLKIDWMRAPQVTNQLCAEIEDLYRAGIDRPKLVHWFKAYELVSTYLAPHPGSKWAKGPDALDLTQPPRKLVDDVLADEFPLSMFYEALAKKLKGVIASTKGITALNAATAERADA
- a CDS encoding SDR family NAD(P)-dependent oxidoreductase yields the protein MNGSGNGNGALRGAVVAVAGAAGPAGRATLLRLAEAGATVVAADADAARLAEAVDAARYAHGGATVTGDTVDLLDLEATKAWAERTEKEFGRIDGVVHLVGGWRGSKTFTDVDLADWGFLEKLLIRTVQHTSLAFHDGLLRSDRGRYVLISQSGAHKPVANNAAYNAGKAAAEAWTLAMADSFRKAGGEDGPSAAAAILVIKALVHDAMRAERPNAKFAGFTDVKELAEAIAGVWERPASEVNGQRLWLTPQP